In the genome of Paenibacillus pabuli, one region contains:
- a CDS encoding Na/Pi cotransporter family protein, producing MFRDVVLPLLYGLLIFFGGMKLMETALQRMAGPMLAGWLGRATSAPWKGMAFSAGATALLQSSTAVTVLTIGLANARLITYGRTLGIILGTNIGTCLTTELVGLQIGRFSLPLLALSLTGWAVFVVLGERNQIAPERTRRTLFTLQYSFLASAGFALVMTGIQVMQSIAVPLRSMGVFQWFLDRSADSLWWGFLAGACLTALIHSSAAVISMAITLAATGVLPVEIGIAIVIGSNVGTCITAVIAAAGGASAGKFVAASHVVLNIAGALLFMPLIGQLHAASAWLSADNGAQIAHAQTLFNVISSLLALPFCYLPIWHKKPPVSTPMAKSPVA from the coding sequence ATGTTTAGAGATGTTGTGCTGCCCCTGTTATACGGGCTTCTTATCTTTTTTGGCGGGATGAAGCTAATGGAAACAGCCTTACAGCGGATGGCCGGGCCCATGCTGGCAGGATGGCTGGGTCGGGCTACCTCTGCTCCCTGGAAAGGCATGGCCTTCAGCGCAGGCGCTACAGCCTTGCTGCAAAGCAGTACTGCCGTCACCGTACTCACCATTGGACTGGCGAACGCGAGATTGATTACCTACGGTCGTACACTCGGTATCATTCTTGGAACCAACATCGGGACGTGCCTGACCACCGAGCTGGTCGGACTGCAGATCGGGCGGTTTTCCCTGCCTCTGCTTGCCTTGTCCCTGACAGGCTGGGCCGTCTTTGTAGTCCTTGGTGAACGAAATCAGATCGCTCCTGAACGCACACGTCGTACGCTGTTTACCCTGCAGTACAGCTTTCTCGCGTCAGCCGGATTTGCACTCGTCATGACAGGTATTCAAGTGATGCAATCCATTGCCGTTCCCCTGCGAAGTATGGGCGTATTCCAGTGGTTTCTGGATCGCTCAGCCGACAGCTTGTGGTGGGGCTTTCTGGCTGGTGCCTGTCTGACGGCACTCATTCATAGCAGCGCAGCCGTCATCAGCATGGCGATTACGCTTGCTGCCACAGGCGTACTGCCTGTGGAGATCGGCATCGCTATTGTGATCGGGTCGAACGTGGGGACCTGTATCACCGCCGTGATTGCTGCCGCTGGCGGAGCATCCGCAGGCAAATTTGTCGCAGCCTCCCATGTTGTATTAAACATAGCGGGAGCGCTGCTGTTTATGCCGCTGATCGGCCAGCTGCATGCAGCTTCGGCCTGGCTGTCAGCGGATAACGGGGCACAGATTGCGCATGCCCAGACCCTTTTTAACGTCATCAGTTCACTGCTTGCCTTGCCGTTCTGTTATTTGCCGATTTGGCACAAAAAGCCACCGGTCTCCACCCCAATGGCGAAATCACCTGTGGCCTGA
- a CDS encoding NUDIX hydrolase has protein sequence MNKKEISAGGVVYRTGEDGKLQIQLIVDRYGKTTLAKGKMEDGETVEQTALREILEETGMVGRIVEPVDIIAYTYQHAEFGPVDKEVHYYLVEAESGDLQPQIEEIKGVDWYAPEEAWSRQQHSGYDNNDDILRVALNKLGINV, from the coding sequence ATGAACAAAAAAGAAATTTCGGCAGGCGGAGTCGTTTACCGCACGGGAGAAGACGGAAAGCTTCAAATTCAACTGATTGTAGATCGCTACGGCAAAACAACTCTCGCCAAAGGAAAGATGGAAGACGGAGAAACGGTAGAACAGACCGCGCTTCGTGAGATTCTGGAAGAGACAGGCATGGTCGGCCGAATTGTAGAACCCGTCGATATCATTGCTTATACGTATCAGCATGCTGAGTTTGGTCCGGTGGACAAGGAAGTTCATTATTATCTCGTCGAAGCGGAAAGCGGTGACCTGCAGCCTCAGATTGAAGAAATCAAAGGTGTGGATTGGTACGCTCCGGAAGAAGCTTGGTCCAGACAGCAGCACAGTGGATACGATAATAACGATGACATTTTACGTGTAGCGCTGAACAAATTAGGCATTAACGTATAG
- the mtaB gene encoding tRNA (N(6)-L-threonylcarbamoyladenosine(37)-C(2))-methylthiotransferase MtaB has product MPSVAFYTLGCKVNFYDTEAIWQLFKNEGYDQVDFDEQTADVYLINTCTVTNTGDKKSRQIIRRAIRRNPDAIVAVTGCYAQTSPAEILDIPGVDLVIGTQDRDKILPYVNEIQESRQPVNAVRNIMKTRVFEEMDVPDFADRTRAFLKIQDGCNNFCTFCIIPWSRGLSRSREANSIIQQAHQLVNAGYKEIVLTGIHTGGYGDDMENYDLTDLLWDLDKVEGLERIRISSIEASQIDDRMLDVIKRSDKLVRHFHIPLQAGDDAVLKRMRRKYTTEEFYNKMLRIREAMPDVAITTDVIVGFPGETDEMFRNGYELMKKIGFSEMHVFPYSKRTGTPAARMEDQVDEEVKNARVHELIELSEQMQLAYAKQFVGQVLDVIPEGEAKGREGSGKLHGYSDNYIQLVFDGSMDMVGKVCRVKVTEAGVNESQATLVRVLEENLKSAAM; this is encoded by the coding sequence ATGCCATCCGTGGCGTTTTACACCTTAGGCTGCAAAGTTAATTTTTATGATACAGAAGCGATTTGGCAATTGTTCAAAAATGAAGGATATGATCAGGTAGACTTTGATGAACAGACAGCAGATGTATACTTGATTAATACTTGTACAGTAACCAATACCGGCGACAAAAAGAGCCGCCAAATTATCCGTCGTGCCATTCGGCGTAACCCGGATGCGATTGTAGCCGTTACAGGCTGCTACGCGCAAACTTCTCCGGCAGAGATTTTGGACATCCCTGGCGTGGATCTGGTGATTGGTACACAGGATCGGGACAAAATCTTGCCATATGTCAATGAAATTCAGGAATCACGTCAGCCTGTTAATGCTGTACGCAACATCATGAAAACGCGGGTATTTGAAGAGATGGACGTACCGGATTTTGCCGATCGTACCCGTGCATTTCTGAAAATTCAGGATGGCTGCAACAACTTCTGTACCTTCTGCATTATTCCGTGGTCGCGTGGACTTTCTCGAAGCCGGGAAGCAAACAGCATCATCCAGCAGGCTCATCAACTCGTGAATGCCGGATATAAGGAAATTGTCCTGACAGGCATTCATACCGGTGGATACGGGGATGACATGGAAAATTACGATCTAACGGATCTGCTATGGGACTTGGACAAAGTGGAAGGTCTGGAGCGTATTCGGATCAGCTCAATTGAAGCCAGCCAGATTGATGATCGGATGCTGGATGTGATTAAACGTTCAGACAAACTAGTGCGTCACTTCCACATTCCGCTGCAAGCGGGCGATGATGCTGTACTGAAACGCATGCGTCGTAAATATACGACCGAAGAGTTTTACAATAAAATGCTTCGTATTCGGGAAGCGATGCCGGATGTAGCGATTACAACCGACGTAATTGTTGGCTTCCCGGGTGAGACGGATGAGATGTTCCGTAACGGCTACGAACTGATGAAGAAAATCGGTTTTTCCGAAATGCACGTATTCCCATATTCCAAACGGACAGGAACACCTGCGGCGCGTATGGAAGATCAGGTGGATGAAGAAGTGAAGAATGCACGTGTGCATGAACTGATTGAGCTCTCCGAACAGATGCAGCTGGCCTACGCCAAGCAGTTTGTGGGGCAAGTACTGGATGTCATTCCTGAGGGTGAAGCCAAGGGGCGTGAAGGCAGTGGTAAACTGCACGGATACAGTGACAACTACATTCAGCTGGTCTTTGATGGTTCCATGGATATGGTCGGCAAGGTATGCCGTGTCAAAGTGACCGAAGCGGGTGTGAATGAAAGCCAGGCTACGCTCGTTCGTGTATTGGAAGAAAATCTCAAGTCCGCAGCGATGTAA
- a CDS encoding 16S rRNA (uracil(1498)-N(3))-methyltransferase — translation MQRYFVSAEQFNEHTVIITGDDARHIGKVMRGKPGDKLIVSDGNSKEALVEIESIEAQQVTANIVEPLKMDHEARIRVTVAQSLPKGDKMETVIQRCTEIGAVSFVPFLSERTIVQYDAKKEGKRLDRWRKIAKEAAEQSHRNRIPSVEQPLSWKGLLSSFEGYSLVCYCYEKENGKQLRDALKPFVEQIAPDASAEVLIVVGPEGGFSEKETIEADQAGAVSVGLGKRILRAETAGMAALTCVLYESGEMGGM, via the coding sequence ATGCAGCGTTATTTTGTATCTGCAGAACAGTTTAATGAACATACCGTAATCATCACAGGTGATGATGCGCGCCATATTGGTAAAGTGATGCGCGGTAAACCTGGAGATAAACTGATTGTCAGTGATGGAAACTCCAAAGAAGCTTTGGTGGAGATTGAAAGCATCGAAGCCCAGCAAGTAACAGCGAATATTGTGGAACCTCTCAAGATGGACCATGAAGCACGTATACGTGTAACCGTGGCTCAAAGCTTGCCCAAAGGCGATAAGATGGAGACGGTCATTCAAAGATGTACAGAAATCGGAGCAGTTTCATTTGTTCCTTTCCTGTCTGAGCGTACAATTGTGCAATATGATGCCAAGAAAGAAGGCAAACGGTTGGATCGTTGGCGGAAAATCGCCAAGGAAGCCGCTGAACAAAGCCATCGGAACCGCATTCCATCCGTCGAGCAGCCACTTTCCTGGAAAGGGCTGCTATCTTCTTTTGAGGGCTACAGTCTGGTATGTTATTGTTATGAAAAGGAAAACGGCAAGCAGTTAAGAGACGCATTGAAGCCGTTTGTGGAGCAGATTGCACCTGATGCAAGTGCTGAAGTGTTAATTGTTGTTGGACCTGAAGGCGGATTTTCGGAGAAGGAAACGATTGAAGCTGATCAGGCTGGTGCTGTATCCGTTGGACTGGGCAAACGCATCTTGCGGGCCGAGACGGCCGGAATGGCGGCGCTAACTTGTGTCTTATATGAATCCGGAGAAATGGGGGGAATGTAA
- a CDS encoding site-2 protease family protein has protein sequence MDLNSFFRYPLDQLPFFLLTILIAFTVHEFSHAYFANKFGDPTAKLLGRVTLNPVVHFDLFGVLLLIIAGFGWARPVPVNRANFDKPRLMGVIVSAVGPLSNLLLAIIGTIIYASLVGSGALGGIENERLLTAISMFFSIFNLTNFFLFLFNLIPLPPLDGYRILEDILPPSISRKLQGVEQWSIFIFLLILVIPPLQNATIQPLYQFAQNMYLDLARLIIGLYR, from the coding sequence ATGGACTTAAACTCGTTCTTTCGTTATCCGCTGGATCAACTTCCGTTTTTCTTGTTGACGATCCTGATTGCTTTTACGGTGCATGAATTTTCTCATGCCTATTTTGCCAACAAATTTGGCGATCCAACAGCGAAGCTGCTAGGCCGGGTTACACTGAATCCGGTCGTACATTTTGACTTGTTTGGTGTGTTATTGCTCATTATTGCCGGGTTCGGTTGGGCACGACCAGTTCCTGTTAACCGGGCCAACTTCGATAAACCGAGATTAATGGGTGTCATTGTATCCGCAGTAGGGCCTCTGAGCAATCTGCTGCTCGCGATCATCGGTACGATCATCTATGCGTCCCTGGTTGGTTCGGGGGCATTGGGTGGCATTGAGAATGAAAGGTTGCTTACCGCAATCTCCATGTTTTTCTCCATATTTAACCTGACGAACTTTTTCCTTTTTCTCTTTAATCTTATTCCGTTGCCTCCATTGGACGGATATCGAATTCTGGAGGATATACTGCCGCCTTCAATCAGCCGCAAACTGCAAGGGGTAGAGCAATGGTCCATATTTATTTTCCTGTTGATCCTTGTTATTCCTCCATTGCAAAATGCGACGATTCAACCTTTATATCAATTTGCCCAGAATATGTATCTGGATCTGGCAAGGCTAATCATCGGTTTATATCGTTAG
- the prmA gene encoding 50S ribosomal protein L11 methyltransferase has translation MLWHELTIHTTEEAVEMISNFLHEAGAGGVSIEESGTLNKKRDTTYGEWYEFPLNDIPEGLAVIKGYFSEGTDMDALQLEVSPRIEQLSEFDIQTGEVRFETRTVDENDWANAWKQYFKPVRVSERLTIKPTWEEYTPVNANEKIIELDPGMAFGTGTHPTTSLCLRTLESVIQGGEEVIDVGTGSGILAIGAIHLGAKHVLALDLDPVAVASAKENVELNGLGQQITVKESDLLSVLGSQDPALGVRLPVKVIVANILAEVIMLFVDDVYHALESGGVYITSGIWKNKEQLVHDALVASGFEISSVHRDEDWIAFVARKR, from the coding sequence ATGTTATGGCATGAACTAACAATACATACCACAGAAGAAGCTGTGGAGATGATTTCGAATTTTTTACATGAAGCAGGTGCTGGAGGGGTCTCGATTGAAGAGTCCGGTACTTTAAATAAAAAACGCGATACGACGTATGGCGAGTGGTACGAGTTCCCTTTGAATGATATTCCTGAAGGATTGGCGGTCATTAAAGGCTACTTCTCCGAAGGTACGGACATGGATGCATTGCAACTGGAAGTAAGCCCGCGCATCGAGCAACTTTCCGAATTTGATATCCAGACGGGTGAGGTTCGTTTTGAGACTCGAACAGTGGATGAAAATGACTGGGCGAACGCCTGGAAGCAATACTTCAAGCCAGTACGTGTCTCGGAACGTCTAACCATTAAACCGACGTGGGAAGAGTATACGCCAGTAAACGCCAATGAAAAAATTATTGAGCTTGATCCAGGCATGGCCTTTGGTACGGGGACACATCCAACCACTTCGCTTTGTCTGCGTACACTGGAATCGGTCATTCAAGGTGGCGAGGAAGTCATTGATGTAGGTACTGGTTCAGGCATTTTGGCTATTGGAGCTATCCACCTCGGTGCAAAACATGTGCTGGCGCTGGACCTCGATCCGGTTGCGGTAGCAAGTGCCAAGGAAAATGTGGAACTGAATGGGCTGGGGCAACAAATAACGGTTAAAGAGAGTGATCTGCTGTCTGTTCTTGGCAGTCAGGACCCTGCGCTGGGTGTGAGGCTTCCGGTGAAAGTTATCGTTGCCAACATTTTGGCCGAGGTTATTATGCTGTTTGTGGACGATGTCTATCATGCGCTTGAGTCTGGCGGCGTTTATATTACTTCAGGCATCTGGAAAAATAAAGAGCAGCTTGTCCATGATGCGCTCGTTGCTTCCGGCTTCGAAATCAGTTCGGTGCATCGCGATGAGGACTGGATCGCGTTTGTGGCCAGAAAGAGGTAA
- a CDS encoding YfhD family protein has protein sequence MAEHERPGKILTKTEKMKRMQSAKNEDVEFSAEAADHEDIEALRRSEAADRRQGREIHD, from the coding sequence ATGGCAGAACATGAACGTCCAGGCAAGATTTTGACGAAAACGGAAAAGATGAAACGAATGCAGTCCGCCAAAAATGAGGATGTGGAATTCAGTGCTGAAGCTGCAGATCATGAAGATATAGAGGCTTTGCGCCGTAGTGAAGCGGCCGATCGTCGTCAGGGTCGGGAGATTCATGACTGA
- the dnaJ gene encoding molecular chaperone DnaJ: MAEKRDYYEVLGVGKNASDEEIKKAYRKLARQYHPDVNKAADAEAKFKEVKEAYDVVSDSQKRAQYDQYGHIDPNQGGFGGGGDFGGGGFGDIFDMFFGGGGGRRDPNAPQRGNDLQYTMTIEFKEAVFGKETDITIPRTESCDTCHGSGAKPGTKPKTCSVCQGSGQQEVVQNTPFGRMVNRRACSNCNGSGQIIEEKCTTCSGSGKVRKQRKIHVRIPAGVDDGAQLRMTGEGEGGLRGGPAGDLYIVIRVKSHDFFEREGDDIYCEIPLTFAQAALGDEIEIPTLTEKVKLKIPAGTQTGTYFRLKGKGVPRLRGMGQGDQHVKVVVVTPSKLNDEQKDLLRQIAALDGEQTHEHEQSFFDRVKRAFRGD, from the coding sequence GTGGCTGAAAAACGAGATTATTATGAGGTACTCGGCGTTGGCAAAAATGCAAGCGACGAGGAAATCAAAAAGGCCTACCGTAAGCTTGCCCGTCAGTATCACCCTGACGTAAACAAGGCAGCAGATGCGGAAGCCAAGTTTAAGGAAGTAAAAGAAGCTTATGATGTAGTCAGCGACAGTCAGAAGCGGGCTCAGTATGATCAGTATGGTCATATCGATCCGAATCAGGGTGGATTCGGCGGTGGCGGTGATTTCGGCGGCGGCGGATTTGGCGACATCTTCGATATGTTCTTTGGCGGTGGCGGCGGACGACGTGATCCGAATGCTCCGCAGCGGGGAAATGATCTGCAGTACACCATGACCATCGAATTCAAGGAAGCGGTGTTCGGCAAAGAAACCGACATTACCATTCCGCGTACCGAAAGCTGTGATACATGTCATGGTTCAGGTGCCAAACCGGGTACGAAGCCGAAAACTTGTTCGGTCTGCCAAGGTAGCGGTCAACAGGAAGTCGTGCAAAATACACCATTTGGCCGTATGGTCAATCGTCGTGCTTGTTCGAACTGTAATGGTTCTGGTCAAATCATTGAAGAAAAATGTACAACATGCAGCGGCAGTGGTAAAGTCCGCAAGCAGCGCAAAATTCACGTTCGCATTCCAGCGGGTGTGGATGACGGTGCTCAACTGCGCATGACTGGTGAAGGTGAAGGTGGTCTGCGAGGTGGACCAGCAGGAGACCTGTATATCGTCATTCGTGTGAAATCACATGATTTCTTTGAGCGTGAAGGCGACGATATCTACTGTGAAATTCCGCTTACATTTGCTCAGGCAGCATTGGGTGACGAGATTGAGATTCCAACGTTGACTGAAAAAGTGAAGTTGAAAATTCCAGCGGGTACACAAACCGGAACTTATTTCCGTCTTAAAGGCAAAGGGGTTCCACGCCTGCGCGGCATGGGCCAAGGGGATCAACATGTAAAAGTGGTTGTTGTTACACCAAGCAAGCTGAATGATGAGCAGAAAGATCTGCTTCGTCAAATCGCTGCACTGGATGGAGAACAAACTCATGAGCATGAGCAATCCTTCTTTGACCGGGTGAAACGGGCCTTCCGTGGAGACTGA
- the dnaK gene encoding molecular chaperone DnaK: MSKVIGIDLGTTNSCVAVMEGGEAVVIPNPEGARTTPSVVGFKKDGERVVGETAKRQAITNPDRTIISIKRHMGTSHKETIDSKDYSPQEISAIILQKLKSDAEAYLGQTVTQAVITVPAYFNDSQRQATKDAGKIAGLEVLRIVNEPTAAALAYGMEKSEDQTILVYDLGGGTFDVSILELGDGFFEVKATSGDNQLGGDDFDQVIIDYLVSEFKKDQGIDLSKDKAAVQRLKDAAEKAKKELSGVLTTTISLPFITVADGVPQHLELNLSRAKFEEISAGLVERTLEPTRRALSDAGMTANDIDKIVLVGGSTRIPAVQEAIKKLTGKEPHKGVNPDEVVALGAAVQAGVLTGDVKDVVLLDVTPLSLGIETAGGVFTKMIERNTTIPTSKSQVFSTYADNQPSVEIHVLQGEREMAAGNKTLGRFMLGDIPPAPRGVPQIEVSFDIDANGIVNVSATDKGTNKTQKITITSSSGLSDEEVEQMMKDAELHAEEDKKRKELVEAKNSADQLIYSVDKTIKDLGEKADAGEVEKANAAKEKLQGVLASDNLEDIKAATEELTEIVQQLSVKLYEQAQAQEQAAQGAEEQQGSAKRDNVVDADYEVVDEDKK; the protein is encoded by the coding sequence ATGAGCAAAGTAATCGGTATTGACTTAGGAACAACCAACTCTTGCGTAGCGGTAATGGAGGGCGGCGAGGCTGTCGTTATCCCTAACCCGGAAGGCGCACGTACAACCCCATCCGTAGTGGGTTTCAAAAAAGATGGAGAGCGCGTTGTTGGTGAAACAGCTAAACGCCAAGCGATCACGAATCCGGATCGTACAATTATCTCGATCAAACGTCACATGGGGACATCCCACAAAGAAACAATCGATAGCAAAGATTATTCTCCACAAGAGATCTCTGCCATCATCCTGCAAAAATTGAAATCCGATGCTGAAGCTTACCTTGGCCAAACGGTAACACAAGCGGTTATCACGGTACCTGCTTATTTCAATGACAGCCAACGTCAAGCAACCAAAGATGCAGGTAAAATCGCAGGTTTGGAAGTTCTGCGTATCGTCAACGAGCCAACCGCAGCAGCTTTGGCATACGGTATGGAGAAATCCGAAGACCAAACGATTCTCGTATATGACTTGGGTGGCGGTACATTCGACGTATCCATCCTTGAACTGGGTGACGGCTTCTTCGAAGTTAAAGCGACTAGTGGTGACAACCAACTGGGTGGCGATGACTTTGACCAAGTAATCATCGATTATCTCGTAAGTGAATTCAAAAAAGATCAAGGCATTGACCTTAGCAAAGATAAAGCAGCAGTTCAACGTTTGAAAGATGCAGCGGAAAAAGCGAAAAAAGAACTTTCCGGCGTATTGACTACAACGATTTCCCTGCCGTTCATCACTGTAGCTGACGGCGTTCCTCAGCACTTGGAGTTGAATCTGAGCCGTGCGAAATTCGAAGAAATCTCTGCTGGTCTGGTTGAACGTACGCTTGAACCAACTCGCCGTGCATTGAGCGATGCTGGCATGACTGCTAATGATATCGACAAAATCGTTCTGGTTGGTGGTTCCACGCGTATTCCTGCAGTACAGGAAGCGATCAAGAAACTGACTGGTAAAGAGCCTCACAAAGGCGTTAACCCGGATGAAGTTGTAGCTTTGGGTGCAGCTGTACAAGCGGGCGTACTGACAGGTGACGTAAAAGACGTCGTATTGCTCGACGTAACTCCACTGTCCCTGGGTATCGAAACTGCAGGTGGCGTATTTACCAAAATGATCGAGCGCAACACAACGATCCCTACATCCAAGTCCCAAGTGTTCTCCACCTATGCAGACAACCAACCAAGCGTTGAGATCCATGTCCTGCAAGGGGAACGCGAAATGGCAGCTGGCAACAAAACGCTCGGACGCTTCATGCTGGGAGATATTCCACCGGCTCCACGTGGTGTTCCGCAAATCGAAGTTAGCTTCGATATTGATGCCAACGGTATCGTTAACGTATCTGCAACAGACAAAGGTACAAACAAAACGCAAAAAATCACCATCACTTCTTCCAGCGGTCTGAGCGATGAGGAAGTTGAACAAATGATGAAAGATGCTGAGCTGCACGCTGAAGAAGACAAAAAACGCAAAGAGCTCGTTGAAGCGAAAAACAGCGCAGATCAACTGATCTACTCTGTGGACAAAACGATCAAAGATCTTGGCGAAAAAGCAGATGCTGGTGAAGTTGAGAAAGCCAATGCTGCAAAAGAAAAACTGCAAGGCGTTCTGGCTTCCGACAATCTGGAAGATATCAAAGCAGCTACAGAAGAACTGACAGAGATCGTTCAACAACTGTCCGTTAAACTGTATGAGCAAGCACAGGCACAAGAGCAAGCAGCTCAAGGTGCTGAAGAGCAGCAAGGTTCCGCTAAACGTGACAACGTCGTAGACGCTGATTACGAAGTTGTGGATGAAGATAAAAAATAA
- the grpE gene encoding nucleotide exchange factor GrpE — protein sequence MKEEQSFAAEEQEEQATTAAEQEPVNEAGAAEAQAEEMADQEQDEIARLKAEAEENQQRFVRAQADFDNFRRRTQKEKEELAKYASMKLVTELVPVIDNFERAMATVPEGTEVESFSKGIQMIFRQLETVLNNEGLTAMDSVGQPFNPEFHQAIMSVESDEYEEGIVVEEVQKGYMLKDKVLRPAMVKVSS from the coding sequence TTGAAAGAGGAGCAATCATTCGCAGCAGAAGAACAGGAAGAGCAAGCAACAACAGCAGCGGAGCAGGAGCCTGTCAACGAAGCCGGAGCTGCAGAAGCACAGGCGGAAGAGATGGCAGATCAGGAGCAAGATGAGATCGCACGTTTGAAGGCGGAAGCTGAGGAAAATCAACAACGTTTTGTCCGTGCGCAAGCTGATTTTGATAACTTCCGTCGTCGTACGCAGAAGGAAAAAGAAGAACTGGCAAAGTACGCTTCGATGAAGCTGGTCACCGAACTGGTGCCGGTCATTGATAATTTTGAGCGTGCCATGGCTACTGTACCGGAAGGTACTGAAGTTGAATCTTTTTCCAAAGGCATCCAAATGATCTTCCGCCAGTTGGAAACTGTGCTGAACAATGAAGGTCTGACTGCAATGGATTCGGTAGGACAACCGTTTAATCCCGAATTCCACCAGGCAATTATGTCAGTGGAGAGCGACGAATATGAAGAAGGTATCGTTGTTGAGGAAGTCCAAAAAGGCTATATGCTGAAGGATAAAGTACTTCGTCCGGCTATGGTTAAAGTTAGCTCATAA
- the hrcA gene encoding heat-inducible transcriptional repressor HrcA — MLTERQRMILNAIVDDYIRSAEPVGSRSISKRGDVGYSPATIRNEMADLEDMGFLEQPHTSAGRIPSHKGYRYYVDHLVPWNQVEPQELDDLKSFFAEKLNVMEQVIQHASVILSHMTNYTSILLGPEVFHTSLRHFQLLPLNENEAVAIIVTNTGQVENKTVQIPPEISVAEMENVVRLLNSKLVGVPIYKLKSRLYTELGQEMERHITRYEEVMQVLNSAFDNEHDNRLFLSGATNMLTQPEFRDIEKVKDILDLLDETPTLMKLMMPVQGGSGIQVRIGTENDHEAFANCSLITASYSLDGEALGSIGILGPTRMDYARVIHILNTLSRDLTAMLTHRFK; from the coding sequence ATGTTAACAGAGCGTCAACGAATGATTCTAAACGCCATAGTGGATGACTATATCCGTTCAGCTGAGCCCGTAGGGTCCCGGAGCATTTCCAAAAGGGGAGATGTTGGATACAGTCCGGCGACGATCCGTAATGAAATGGCGGACCTTGAAGATATGGGCTTTCTGGAACAGCCGCATACATCGGCTGGACGCATACCTTCACACAAGGGCTATCGATATTATGTCGATCATTTGGTTCCTTGGAACCAGGTGGAGCCGCAAGAACTGGACGATTTGAAGTCATTTTTTGCAGAAAAACTGAATGTGATGGAACAAGTTATCCAGCATGCCTCAGTCATCTTGTCACATATGACGAATTATACTTCGATCCTGCTCGGGCCGGAAGTTTTCCACACGTCACTTCGTCATTTTCAGCTGCTTCCGCTTAATGAAAATGAGGCTGTAGCCATCATCGTAACGAACACGGGTCAGGTGGAGAACAAGACCGTTCAGATTCCACCCGAAATTTCGGTAGCGGAGATGGAGAATGTAGTTCGTTTATTAAACAGCAAGCTGGTCGGCGTGCCGATTTACAAATTAAAGTCTCGTCTCTACACCGAGCTTGGGCAAGAGATGGAACGGCATATTACACGTTATGAGGAAGTTATGCAGGTGCTGAACAGTGCCTTTGATAACGAGCATGACAATCGTCTGTTCCTTAGTGGTGCCACCAATATGTTGACCCAGCCAGAGTTTAGAGATATTGAAAAGGTAAAAGATATTCTTGACCTGCTGGATGAGACGCCAACACTTATGAAATTGATGATGCCCGTGCAGGGTGGATCTGGTATTCAGGTGCGAATAGGCACCGAGAATGATCATGAAGCCTTCGCCAATTGCAGCCTGATAACGGCATCCTATTCATTGGATGGAGAGGCTTTGGGCTCCATCGGAATTTTGGGACCTACGCGAATGGATTACGCACGTGTCATTCATATTTTAAATACATTATCCCGTGATTTGACGGCCATGCTAACGCATCGTTTCAAATAA
- a CDS encoding N-acetyltransferase, with product MSAICRKAVPEDVEPLFEMIKGYAERGIMLPRSREVLQRQLEHFVVAEVNGQVVGCGSLCRLGNDLVEVRSLGISEGHKGMGIGSLLLDRLVQEAEKQQIPKVMALTYEVSFFLKNGFAVVEKEIFPEKVWTDCVHCSKQDCCDEIAVLKELNISA from the coding sequence ATGTCGGCCATATGCAGAAAAGCCGTACCGGAAGATGTTGAACCATTATTTGAAATGATTAAGGGCTACGCAGAGCGTGGGATCATGCTTCCGCGTTCACGGGAAGTACTGCAACGGCAGCTGGAGCACTTTGTTGTAGCCGAAGTGAATGGCCAGGTTGTAGGCTGTGGATCTCTCTGCCGTTTGGGAAATGATCTGGTGGAAGTCAGATCGCTGGGTATCTCTGAAGGTCACAAAGGCATGGGGATTGGCTCACTGCTGCTGGACCGCCTGGTACAGGAAGCAGAGAAACAACAGATTCCCAAGGTTATGGCATTGACCTATGAGGTTTCCTTTTTTCTCAAAAACGGTTTTGCCGTTGTAGAAAAGGAGATTTTCCCGGAAAAAGTATGGACCGACTGTGTTCATTGCAGCAAACAGGATTGCTGTGATGAGATTGCCGTATTGAAAGAGCTTAATATATCTGCCTGA